The following are from one region of the Pectobacterium actinidiae genome:
- a CDS encoding M16 family metallopeptidase, producing the protein MNWKKYCWLSLTAVGLLAGSVVSQAEEVKSPLPIIKEGTLANGLRYTLVPLEGQKSRVDIRLIVDVGSIDEQDNESGVAHMVEHMVFRASDAFPQGVSTELHKQGWARGQSYNAVTNYERTMYMMSPPKGNRDLGTTLQALSQMTGHAKLLQSDLDDERKIILEEWRGKLGVAERMNQQRVQAIRHDSRYPSRPTIGTEKSINDTPASVLQDFYQRWYHPSNMRLMIIGDITPADAEREIQRYFAPLPNVAVPARDYYEPLLKPQLKVARLQDSQSGSSQVSFVYRFNDKDTFGLPDYRHRLLTQITMSAVTRQVRRQQAELPQDASSLVVRKSDIGKTTAALGFFANVMPGGHDAAISAVLKEIERFKRYPLNEQDITEITSDIREVAQRMSTTPETREFSDWVQQLTIVWQQDRPYVGSQQRGKDALDALDTITAKDVNRHWQRWLASPDTLVQFSVPGATPFTLPNPDAIRQLQAQWAAATLAPLQVEKEKIIPELPAVTQSGKRTAVKTFAAQKVEQWQLSNGDRVVWLRAPEAGKKVYLTATSQAGFMATSLNPWQAQLASQLVNQSGPATWSGEALTNWKKDKSLSLSIDQEADQLTLSGNAPIEQLANLLGLYRELNVAPGIDPDVMKESMMSLARQKANDDQSVSGKRASEIAKLRFGGPSWQQPEIAELKQISAPALLSQWHKAAAAPVTYYLIADMPAAQILPQVERYLATIPRQSASEVKSHLALPGKREATSAINIEPRADILTWSFTPYTWTPQAAVQVSIARNIANKYLKTSLRDDALGIYRMRVESELEDKKQRIETEVSFSSAPERAQELWKLAEHVFAELPTKITQEEVDDQKAQFIRAEKGRQGDLMTIQRRLLLSYRHYDDPRYLSSVAKLADSVTLEGVRAMSAKLYNPDNRVLYITLPQEVKE; encoded by the coding sequence ATGAACTGGAAGAAATATTGCTGGTTATCGCTAACGGCTGTTGGCCTATTAGCGGGAAGCGTTGTGAGCCAGGCCGAAGAAGTGAAAAGCCCGTTGCCGATCATTAAAGAAGGAACGTTGGCAAATGGGCTGCGCTACACCCTCGTACCGCTGGAAGGGCAGAAGTCGCGGGTAGATATCCGTCTGATTGTGGATGTCGGTTCGATTGATGAGCAAGACAACGAATCCGGCGTGGCACACATGGTTGAACACATGGTGTTCCGCGCCAGCGACGCATTTCCTCAAGGCGTGAGTACGGAACTGCACAAGCAGGGATGGGCGCGCGGGCAGAGCTATAACGCGGTGACCAACTACGAGCGCACCATGTACATGATGAGCCCGCCGAAAGGGAATCGCGATCTAGGGACGACCTTGCAGGCGCTGAGCCAGATGACAGGTCACGCCAAGCTGCTGCAAAGCGATCTTGATGATGAGCGCAAAATCATTCTGGAAGAATGGCGCGGTAAGCTGGGTGTAGCAGAACGTATGAACCAGCAGCGTGTACAGGCGATTCGCCATGACTCTCGCTATCCTTCTCGCCCGACGATTGGCACGGAAAAATCGATTAACGACACGCCAGCTAGCGTTCTACAGGATTTCTATCAGCGCTGGTATCACCCATCGAATATGCGTTTGATGATTATTGGTGATATCACGCCTGCGGATGCGGAACGCGAAATTCAACGCTATTTTGCACCGCTACCGAATGTTGCTGTCCCAGCCCGTGATTATTATGAGCCGTTACTGAAACCGCAGCTCAAAGTGGCGCGTTTGCAGGATAGCCAAAGTGGTAGCAGCCAGGTGTCATTTGTCTACCGTTTCAATGACAAAGATACATTCGGCCTGCCCGATTACCGTCACCGTTTGCTTACACAAATTACGATGTCTGCGGTAACGCGTCAGGTTCGTCGACAGCAGGCGGAATTGCCGCAGGATGCCAGCAGCTTGGTGGTGCGTAAATCAGATATCGGTAAAACGACGGCTGCATTGGGCTTTTTCGCCAATGTGATGCCGGGTGGTCATGACGCTGCTATTTCCGCCGTACTGAAAGAAATTGAGCGGTTTAAACGCTATCCGCTAAACGAGCAGGACATCACGGAGATCACCTCCGACATTCGTGAAGTTGCGCAGCGTATGAGTACTACCCCTGAAACACGGGAATTTTCAGACTGGGTTCAGCAGTTGACCATTGTCTGGCAGCAGGATCGTCCTTATGTCGGCAGCCAACAGCGTGGTAAAGATGCACTGGACGCGCTGGACACCATCACAGCGAAAGATGTGAACCGCCACTGGCAACGCTGGTTAGCTTCTCCTGATACGTTGGTTCAGTTTAGTGTGCCGGGGGCGACACCTTTCACGTTGCCTAACCCAGATGCGATTCGTCAGTTACAAGCTCAGTGGGCGGCAGCGACGCTGGCACCGTTACAGGTAGAGAAAGAAAAAATCATCCCTGAGCTTCCTGCTGTGACGCAAAGCGGAAAGCGTACGGCAGTGAAGACCTTTGCTGCACAGAAGGTCGAGCAGTGGCAGTTGAGTAATGGCGATCGCGTCGTATGGCTGCGTGCGCCAGAAGCGGGTAAGAAAGTGTATCTCACCGCGACGAGTCAGGCTGGATTCATGGCTACCTCGCTGAATCCGTGGCAGGCACAGCTGGCGAGCCAGTTGGTTAATCAGAGCGGACCTGCAACGTGGAGTGGGGAAGCGCTAACTAACTGGAAAAAAGATAAATCCCTGTCTCTGAGCATCGATCAGGAAGCGGATCAACTAACGCTGAGCGGGAACGCGCCGATTGAGCAACTGGCAAACCTGTTAGGGCTATACCGTGAGCTGAATGTGGCACCGGGTATCGATCCTGATGTGATGAAAGAGAGCATGATGAGTCTGGCGCGTCAGAAGGCCAATGACGATCAATCGGTTTCAGGAAAGCGTGCCAGCGAAATTGCCAAACTGCGTTTTGGTGGGCCAAGCTGGCAGCAGCCTGAAATTGCAGAGCTGAAACAAATCTCAGCGCCAGCGTTGCTTTCACAGTGGCATAAAGCCGCTGCTGCACCGGTCACCTACTATCTGATCGCCGATATGCCTGCTGCACAGATTTTGCCGCAGGTTGAACGCTATTTAGCGACGATCCCGCGTCAGTCTGCCAGCGAGGTGAAATCACACTTGGCGCTGCCGGGTAAACGTGAGGCGACGTCGGCGATCAATATCGAACCGCGTGCCGATATCCTGACCTGGAGCTTCACACCGTATACGTGGACGCCACAGGCTGCGGTTCAAGTGAGCATCGCCCGTAATATTGCGAATAAATACCTCAAGACGAGCCTGCGCGATGACGCGCTGGGTATTTATCGTATGCGTGTCGAGAGCGAGCTGGAAGATAAGAAACAGCGTATTGAGACGGAAGTGAGTTTCAGCAGCGCGCCAGAGCGTGCGCAGGAGCTGTGGAAACTGGCCGAGCACGTCTTTGCTGAGCTGCCGACGAAGATTACTCAAGAAGAGGTGGACGATCAGAAGGCACAGTTTATCCGTGCGGAAAAAGGGCGTCAGGGCGATCTCATGACAATACAGCGCCGCCTGCTTCTGAGCTACCGCCACTATGACGATCCGCGCTATCTGAGCAGCGTAGCCAAACTGGCTGACAGCGTCACGCTGGAAGGTGTGCGTGCGATGTCGGCAAAGCTGTATAACCCGGATAACCGCGTGCTTTACATCACCTTGCCGCAAGAGGTGAAAGAGTGA